The Nitrospira sp. genome window below encodes:
- a CDS encoding SUMF1/EgtB/PvdO family nonheme iron enzyme, with amino-acid sequence MTILLFLLLETHASAQLDRLRRSQALEQPAPADTPMAKISEGPFAMGSDGTQALDDERPQHQVWMPAFFMDLYEVTTAQYAAFLAATGRPAPWLWETVKLSQHRDRPIIGVDWYDAEAYCQWQGKRLPTEAEWEKAARGTDGRLYPWGNHVPSKDVANFALGARFSYSQVLMPVQVYDAGRSPYGLFNMAGNVNEWVQDWYAANYYEGSPEHNPQGPEQGQFKVLRGGSWSDLPKYLLTYGRFKLPPETRNSYTGFRCAKS; translated from the coding sequence TTGACCATCCTTCTCTTTCTCCTGCTTGAAACTCATGCAAGCGCGCAGCTGGACCGGCTCAGGCGGTCACAGGCTCTGGAGCAACCGGCTCCCGCCGACACCCCGATGGCTAAGATTTCCGAAGGGCCCTTCGCCATGGGATCGGATGGGACGCAGGCGCTTGATGATGAGCGGCCCCAGCATCAGGTCTGGATGCCGGCCTTCTTCATGGATTTGTATGAAGTCACCACGGCGCAGTACGCGGCCTTTCTCGCCGCGACCGGCCGTCCGGCTCCCTGGCTGTGGGAGACGGTGAAGCTGTCGCAGCATCGGGATCGCCCGATCATCGGCGTGGATTGGTACGACGCCGAGGCCTATTGCCAGTGGCAAGGGAAGCGCTTGCCGACCGAAGCCGAGTGGGAAAAGGCGGCGCGCGGGACAGATGGGCGGTTGTATCCCTGGGGCAATCACGTGCCGAGCAAGGATGTGGCGAATTTCGCGCTGGGTGCGCGGTTCAGTTACAGCCAGGTGTTGATGCCGGTGCAGGTCTATGACGCGGGGCGGAGTCCGTACGGTCTCTTCAACATGGCGGGCAATGTGAATGAGTGGGTGCAGGATTGGTATGCGGCGAACTATTACGAGGGCTCGCCGGAGCACAATCCGCAAGGGCCTGAGCAGGGCCAGTTCAAAGTGCTGCGCGGCGGGTCCTGGTCGGACTTGCCCAAATACCTGCTGACGTACGGACGGTTCAAGTTGCCGCCTGAAACACGCAATAGTTATACGGGCTTTCGCTGCGCCAAATCATAG
- a CDS encoding methyltransferase domain-containing protein produces MERILEPELMDDPAQALAYAEADFSAENQGFVERFRDYFPDCTQGHIVDVGCGPGDIPVRLARLLPACRITGIDASRPMIALAETAVRQAGLSDRVAFRCERFQELAGASQADAAISNSLLHHLPNPLQFWHKLRMIVRPGSPVLIMDLLRPESPEEAQAIVDRYASGAPEILRRDFYHSLLAAFTEDEIAAQLAQMNLTRLLIDVPDDRHWVVGGIIH; encoded by the coding sequence GTGGAACGGATCCTTGAACCGGAATTGATGGATGATCCCGCGCAGGCGCTGGCCTATGCGGAGGCGGATTTTTCGGCGGAGAATCAGGGCTTCGTCGAACGGTTTCGTGACTACTTCCCTGACTGCACGCAGGGCCATATCGTGGATGTGGGCTGCGGGCCTGGCGATATTCCTGTGCGGCTGGCTCGGCTGCTGCCAGCCTGCCGGATTACGGGTATTGATGCCTCGCGTCCGATGATCGCGCTGGCGGAAACGGCCGTTCGCCAGGCCGGGTTGTCTGATCGCGTGGCGTTCAGGTGTGAACGGTTTCAAGAGCTGGCCGGGGCCAGTCAAGCCGACGCGGCCATTTCCAATAGTTTGCTCCATCATCTGCCCAATCCATTGCAGTTCTGGCACAAACTGCGAATGATTGTGAGACCCGGCTCGCCGGTCCTGATCATGGACCTCTTGAGGCCGGAATCACCGGAAGAGGCACAGGCTATCGTGGATCGGTACGCATCGGGCGCGCCGGAGATTCTCCGGCGGGACTTCTACCACTCGCTGCTGGCCGCGTTTACGGAAGATGAAATTGCCGCGCAGCTGGCTCAGATGAATCTGACCAGGTTGCTGATTGATGTGCCGGATGATCGGCATTGGGTGGTTGGCGGCATCATCCATTGA
- a CDS encoding HU family DNA-binding protein, with translation MNKQDLIDVVAKTADLSRASAARAVKGMLSAITTSLKKKQSVSLVGFGTFKVSHRAARTGRNPQTGKAIKIKAAKVPKFKPGKALKDSVN, from the coding sequence GTGAACAAGCAAGACCTCATCGATGTCGTCGCCAAGACCGCCGACCTTTCCAGAGCCTCCGCGGCTCGCGCCGTGAAGGGCATGCTGTCCGCCATTACCACGAGTCTGAAGAAAAAGCAGAGCGTCTCGCTGGTGGGCTTCGGCACCTTCAAAGTCAGCCACCGCGCCGCGCGCACCGGACGCAACCCCCAAACCGGCAAGGCGATCAAGATCAAGGCCGCCAAAGTGCCGAAATTCAAACCCGGCAAAGCGCTGAAAGACTCCGTCAACTAG
- a CDS encoding MOSC domain-containing protein, which yields MSSGRPSYPHVHQISVSDGGVPKKPVLEARVTAQGVEGDRQRNRKFHGGADRAVCLFSLDLIERLQDEGHPIDPGASGENLTLAGVEWEQMRPGARVSIGPEVRLEIMSYTVPCDHNARWFREGEYNRISQKHNPGWSRVYARVLSEGVVRPGDKVRVEQGPMKTKAKRSGA from the coding sequence ATGAGCAGCGGACGGCCATCCTATCCTCATGTGCATCAGATCAGTGTGTCGGACGGCGGGGTGCCGAAGAAGCCGGTGTTGGAAGCGCGGGTGACCGCACAGGGTGTCGAGGGAGACCGGCAGCGGAACAGGAAATTCCATGGAGGGGCCGATCGCGCGGTCTGTCTCTTCTCGCTCGATCTTATCGAACGGCTGCAGGACGAAGGCCATCCGATCGATCCGGGTGCGTCGGGGGAGAATCTGACGCTGGCGGGGGTGGAGTGGGAGCAGATGCGGCCCGGAGCGCGGGTGTCAATTGGGCCGGAGGTGCGGCTGGAGATTATGAGCTATACCGTGCCGTGCGACCACAATGCCCGGTGGTTTCGCGAGGGGGAGTACAACCGGATTTCGCAGAAGCATAATCCCGGCTGGAGCCGCGTCTATGCCAGGGTATTGAGTGAAGGCGTGGTCAGGCCTGGAGATAAGGTGCGGGTCGAGCAAGGCCCGATGAAGACGAAGGCTAAGCGCTCGGGCGCCTAG
- a CDS encoding 50S ribosomal protein L11 methyltransferase produces the protein MTHEWVDVSFQSAIDPGELLGLLDDPHVQGAWEDQGVTHLYWSRGHWSGEQLGRVRAALDQLDPSGRSSGAVHVGDLPHQDWNRQWAQSVKPLLVGRRIVIRPSWEPVALQLDQLEIILDPKQAFGTGHHATTRMLLEWLEDLIRGGELVLDVGAGSGILAMAALRLGARSAVEVENDPVAVECAREYARENRFGSELEVICGTLQDLGGEARPDLVLANLDRQTLLLLADELAAYGLAGARLLLSGVLADQEAEVVARYAALGLYLAARREQEGWVALELVRAEPCEGGR, from the coding sequence ATGACGCATGAGTGGGTCGACGTCAGTTTTCAGAGTGCGATTGATCCAGGGGAATTGCTCGGGCTACTGGACGATCCGCATGTGCAGGGTGCCTGGGAGGATCAGGGCGTCACCCATCTCTATTGGTCTCGCGGTCATTGGAGCGGGGAGCAACTGGGGCGGGTCCGAGCGGCCCTCGATCAACTCGATCCGTCAGGGCGAAGCAGCGGGGCCGTGCACGTGGGGGATCTGCCGCATCAGGACTGGAACCGCCAGTGGGCGCAGTCGGTGAAGCCGCTGCTTGTCGGGCGGCGGATCGTGATCCGCCCCAGTTGGGAACCGGTTGCGCTTCAGCTCGATCAGCTGGAGATCATCCTGGATCCCAAGCAGGCGTTCGGCACCGGCCATCATGCGACGACGCGCATGTTGCTGGAATGGCTGGAGGATCTGATTCGCGGAGGGGAATTGGTCCTGGATGTCGGAGCGGGCAGCGGGATTCTGGCGATGGCGGCCTTGCGGCTGGGGGCGCGGTCGGCGGTCGAGGTTGAGAACGATCCTGTGGCCGTGGAGTGCGCGCGCGAGTATGCGCGGGAGAATCGATTTGGCTCTGAATTGGAAGTGATCTGCGGGACGCTGCAAGATCTTGGCGGGGAGGCCCGGCCTGATTTAGTGCTGGCGAATCTTGATCGCCAGACGTTGCTGCTGCTGGCCGATGAACTTGCCGCCTATGGGCTGGCCGGTGCCCGGCTGCTGTTGTCCGGCGTGCTGGCCGATCAAGAGGCTGAAGTGGTGGCGCGTTATGCGGCGCTGGGCCTCTATCTGGCGGCTCGGCGCGAGCAGGAGGGGTGGGTGGCGCTGGAATTGGTTCGGGCTGAACCGTGCGAAGGGGGGCGCTAG
- the traF gene encoding conjugal transfer protein TraF, producing the protein MKKLAVVSYLALASGLCGVTSSQAVEFATVGARAAGMGGAGVAVTTDAFATYWNPAGLAMTKTVDIRIGVAAQGIDRLGVKDTLDQIDKLDKNNVANLNQLQSLVDKINRPGASVSAIGAGGLYIKGYFGDHAFGVSVADVATAGMFAPTRLTAVNNGGTIGVSGQLALQGLEARQATFSYAYAFADRTFAIGVTGKLIQGAAYNGTATVTNGDVDITDSLGKAKLSTAFGIDVGAVYRPSSWLRMGIVAKDINAPSFDTKTPGQQFKLEPQVRGGVAVNPWETLTLTADMDITSNRTLTPGVKSQVLSVGAEQTIFSEMFSLRAGAFKNTADANSYITPTAGFGLRLWALRVDVGGGYDFRERGALASGTVAMTF; encoded by the coding sequence ATGAAGAAACTTGCGGTCGTAAGTTATCTCGCGCTTGCGAGCGGGCTGTGTGGGGTGACGTCAAGTCAGGCGGTTGAGTTTGCGACGGTCGGTGCGCGAGCGGCGGGCATGGGCGGGGCGGGCGTGGCCGTCACGACCGATGCCTTTGCGACGTACTGGAATCCGGCCGGCTTGGCGATGACAAAGACGGTGGATATCCGGATTGGAGTCGCCGCTCAAGGAATTGATCGGTTGGGCGTGAAAGATACATTGGATCAAATCGATAAACTAGATAAGAACAATGTTGCAAACCTTAACCAACTCCAGTCTTTGGTGGACAAGATCAATCGTCCGGGAGCCTCGGTTTCCGCTATCGGTGCGGGCGGTCTCTACATCAAGGGGTACTTTGGCGATCATGCATTTGGCGTCAGTGTAGCCGATGTTGCTACAGCGGGCATGTTTGCTCCAACTCGGCTGACTGCTGTTAACAATGGGGGGACGATAGGCGTGAGTGGTCAATTAGCGTTGCAAGGGCTGGAAGCGCGTCAGGCGACATTTTCTTATGCCTATGCGTTTGCGGATCGGACCTTCGCAATTGGGGTGACCGGAAAATTGATCCAAGGTGCCGCATATAATGGCACCGCCACGGTGACGAACGGGGATGTGGATATCACGGACAGTCTTGGTAAGGCGAAGCTCTCGACCGCGTTTGGGATCGATGTGGGTGCGGTCTATCGGCCGTCGTCCTGGCTACGCATGGGGATTGTGGCGAAGGATATCAATGCGCCCTCCTTTGACACGAAAACGCCGGGGCAGCAATTCAAGCTGGAGCCGCAGGTGCGCGGTGGTGTGGCGGTGAATCCCTGGGAGACACTGACCCTGACCGCAGATATGGATATCACCTCGAATCGCACACTCACCCCTGGGGTGAAGAGCCAGGTGCTGAGCGTTGGTGCGGAACAGACGATCTTCTCGGAAATGTTCTCGCTGCGGGCGGGCGCCTTCAAGAATACGGCGGATGCCAATTCGTATATCACGCCGACGGCTGGCTTCGGTCTTCGTTTGTGGGCGCTGCGCGTGGATGTGGGCGGCGGCTACGACTTCCGTGAACGGGGAGCGTTGGCATCGGGAACAGTGGCGATGACGTTCTAG
- a CDS encoding AMP-binding protein, with amino-acid sequence MFMRSFTCSTFICLAMRLAIKILYRVTVLGRANVPQTGGALLVPNHLSFIDGFLLIASLDRPVRLAVDAACATQPHFRWLMAALGVIPIPFFGDQSATLHALRTAGDALDQGEIVCLFPDGPAATTNAGLSFGQRFEHLVKGRTVPVIPVHLDRIWGSLFSFVNGRFVTKWPERIPYPVTVSFGAPQPAETPAHDIRRLVRELGEAAWGLRKADQQPIHRPVIAAWRRHPLTFAMADAARPHITGLKAVIGTISLARAMTHHWEGQRQVGLLLPPSVPGALINVAAALAGKTSVNLNYTVGRAGLESAVTQAGLKTVLTSRQFIDKAKLDIPGGVTILYLEDIAKTIGGGAKLAALLLGLCAPIGLLERACGRTQPINLDDLATIIFSSGSTGEPKGVMLSHFAINSNVEGAAQVLHVSQADRALGILPFFHSFGYMLLWYYTRHNVGMVFHPSPLDVAAIGELCSTYRVSLLVVTPTFLQLYLRRCTPEQFRSLRVVLTGAEKLPLRLAQAFQDKFGITPVEGYGVTECAPVISSNCPDFRAAGFYQAASRRGTVGQPFPGVSVRIVDPDTWAVLPPGQPGMLLVKGPNVMSGYLGREDLTAKAMKDGWYITGDIATLDEDGFLTITDRLSRFSKIGGEMVPHGKVEDALQQAAGAETQVFAVTGLPDEKKGERLAVLYTLDEAGLPQVLDKLAAIGLPNLFIPAKSQFVKVEALPVLGTGKLDLRGIKRIAIERLQGPEV; translated from the coding sequence ATGTTTATGAGATCCTTCACCTGCAGCACCTTTATTTGCCTCGCCATGAGGCTTGCCATCAAGATCCTCTATCGCGTCACGGTGCTTGGCCGGGCCAACGTGCCGCAGACCGGCGGCGCACTGCTCGTCCCCAACCATCTGTCGTTCATCGATGGCTTTCTGCTGATCGCCAGCCTCGACCGGCCCGTTCGCCTCGCTGTCGATGCCGCCTGCGCCACCCAACCGCACTTCCGATGGCTCATGGCCGCCCTCGGCGTCATTCCCATTCCATTCTTCGGCGACCAGTCAGCTACCCTACACGCACTCCGCACAGCCGGTGACGCCCTCGACCAGGGCGAGATCGTCTGCCTCTTCCCAGACGGGCCTGCAGCTACGACCAACGCCGGACTATCCTTCGGACAACGGTTCGAGCACCTGGTCAAAGGCCGGACCGTGCCGGTCATTCCGGTGCATCTGGACCGGATCTGGGGGAGTCTCTTCAGTTTTGTGAACGGCCGGTTCGTCACGAAATGGCCCGAGCGGATTCCCTATCCGGTGACCGTCTCCTTCGGAGCCCCGCAGCCCGCGGAGACGCCGGCCCATGACATTCGGCGGCTCGTGCGCGAGTTGGGCGAAGCCGCCTGGGGGTTGCGCAAAGCCGATCAACAGCCCATCCACCGGCCGGTCATTGCCGCCTGGCGCCGCCATCCGCTCACCTTCGCCATGGCAGACGCGGCGCGCCCGCACATCACGGGGCTGAAGGCCGTGATCGGAACCATCTCCCTGGCACGCGCCATGACACATCATTGGGAAGGCCAGCGCCAGGTGGGGCTGCTGCTGCCGCCCAGCGTTCCCGGCGCGCTGATCAACGTCGCCGCCGCCCTCGCCGGAAAAACCAGCGTGAACTTGAATTACACCGTGGGGCGCGCGGGGCTCGAATCGGCCGTCACGCAAGCCGGACTCAAGACGGTGCTCACTAGCCGCCAATTTATCGACAAAGCCAAGCTCGACATCCCTGGCGGAGTCACCATCCTCTATCTGGAAGATATCGCCAAGACAATCGGCGGCGGCGCAAAGTTGGCGGCTCTGCTGCTCGGGCTCTGTGCGCCGATCGGTCTGCTGGAGCGGGCCTGTGGCCGCACGCAGCCGATCAACCTGGACGACCTCGCCACCATCATCTTCAGCAGCGGCAGCACCGGCGAGCCCAAGGGCGTGATGCTGTCACACTTTGCCATCAACTCGAACGTCGAGGGCGCGGCGCAAGTCCTCCACGTCAGCCAGGCCGACCGCGCCTTGGGCATCCTCCCCTTCTTCCATTCCTTCGGCTACATGCTGCTGTGGTACTACACCCGCCACAATGTGGGAATGGTCTTCCATCCCTCGCCCCTGGACGTCGCCGCCATCGGCGAACTCTGCAGCACGTACCGGGTGTCGCTGCTGGTGGTGACGCCGACGTTCCTCCAACTCTATCTGCGCCGTTGCACCCCGGAACAGTTCCGCTCCTTGCGCGTCGTGCTGACCGGCGCGGAAAAACTTCCGCTGCGGCTCGCGCAGGCCTTCCAAGACAAATTCGGCATCACACCGGTCGAAGGGTATGGCGTCACGGAATGCGCGCCGGTCATATCTTCCAACTGCCCCGACTTCCGCGCCGCCGGCTTCTACCAGGCCGCCTCGCGGCGCGGGACGGTTGGCCAGCCGTTCCCCGGCGTGTCCGTGCGCATTGTCGATCCCGATACCTGGGCCGTCCTGCCCCCCGGCCAGCCCGGCATGCTGCTCGTCAAGGGCCCCAACGTCATGAGCGGCTACCTGGGGCGGGAGGACCTGACGGCCAAAGCCATGAAAGACGGGTGGTACATTACCGGGGACATCGCCACGCTCGATGAAGATGGATTTCTCACTATTACCGACCGGCTCTCCCGCTTCTCGAAAATCGGCGGCGAGATGGTTCCGCATGGCAAGGTCGAAGACGCGCTGCAACAGGCAGCCGGCGCCGAGACGCAGGTCTTCGCGGTCACCGGCCTGCCGGACGAGAAAAAAGGCGAGCGGCTGGCCGTGCTCTACACCCTCGACGAAGCCGGCCTCCCCCAGGTGCTCGACAAACTGGCCGCCATCGGACTGCCCAATCTCTTCATCCCCGCGAAAAGCCAATTCGTGAAAGTCGAGGCGCTGCCGGTTCTCGGCACCGGCAAGCTGGATCTGCGCGGCATCAAACGCATCGCAATAGAACGGCTGCAAGGACCTGAGGTGTGA
- a CDS encoding carboxypeptidase-like regulatory domain-containing protein has product MRGLTMRAILIALFALMSSVGSSAWAYEETAVAEGGTLTGTVKLEGAIPKPKGYNLTTLPDPFYCGRISDGEGWRILQPFNVGPAGEFREVVVYLEGIEKGKPFDVGGVPQIEAKDCLFLPFTTVVRDEQKVTVVNMDPVMHDIQAYETSNLGARVLFNVPLPMNPQHPRNFKDRTEAGMYHKHMAGPPMKQLVNLSKNRRIFVMQCGFHAYMESWGVAVTNPYYAKTDEQGRYTITDVPPGTYKLVVWHPYIRTATEQTVTIGPKGTVEANIAVPAPTGRLYANEVLDHAYVRYNVTEGAKKEIDPLVEKQDHPAGHN; this is encoded by the coding sequence ATGAGAGGACTTACCATGCGCGCCATTCTGATCGCTCTCTTCGCACTCATGTCCAGTGTTGGCTCTTCCGCCTGGGCCTATGAAGAAACCGCCGTGGCTGAGGGAGGCACCCTCACCGGCACCGTCAAGCTGGAGGGAGCGATCCCCAAGCCGAAAGGCTACAACTTGACCACCCTGCCCGACCCCTTCTATTGCGGCCGCATCTCCGATGGCGAAGGCTGGCGCATCCTGCAGCCGTTCAACGTCGGACCGGCCGGCGAGTTCCGCGAGGTGGTGGTCTATCTCGAAGGCATCGAGAAGGGCAAACCCTTCGACGTGGGCGGCGTGCCGCAGATCGAGGCCAAGGACTGCCTCTTCCTTCCGTTCACGACCGTCGTGCGGGATGAGCAGAAAGTGACCGTGGTCAACATGGATCCGGTCATGCACGACATTCAAGCCTATGAAACGTCGAATTTAGGCGCGCGCGTGCTCTTCAACGTGCCGCTGCCGATGAACCCGCAGCATCCGCGCAACTTCAAGGATCGCACCGAAGCCGGCATGTATCACAAGCACATGGCCGGCCCGCCGATGAAGCAATTGGTCAATCTCAGCAAGAACCGGCGGATTTTCGTGATGCAATGCGGCTTCCATGCCTACATGGAGAGCTGGGGCGTCGCCGTCACCAATCCGTACTATGCCAAGACCGATGAGCAGGGCCGGTACACCATCACCGATGTGCCGCCAGGCACGTACAAGCTGGTCGTGTGGCACCCCTATATCCGCACCGCGACCGAGCAAACCGTGACCATTGGCCCCAAGGGAACCGTGGAAGCCAACATCGCGGTCCCGGCACCGACGGGACGGCTCTACGCCAACGAAGTGCTGGATCATGCCTACGTGCGCTACAACGTGACCGAGGGCGCGAAGAAAGAAATCGATCCGCTGGTGGAGAAACAGGATCACCCGGCCGGGCACAACTAG
- a CDS encoding sterol desaturase family protein, producing the protein MASQDLIRMGSYLSVLGVMAMWEWLAPRRPLTASKFCRWGGNLTIVALNTVIARLLFSGGVVAMAALAQERGWGLLNWVDGPAWLEMGLAVVLLDFIIYWQHQVFHLVPILWRFHMMHHSDLDLDVSSGVRFHPVEMVFSLLVKSAAVLVLGVAPLAVVAFEIVLNATALFNHSNVRMPLGLDRALRWVIVTPDMHRIHHSTDRRETNSNYGFNVPWWDRLFGTYCAEPALGQLGMKIGLEHLGPPVCLNLFMMLRFPFVATLGRYAGRTQA; encoded by the coding sequence ATGGCGTCTCAAGACCTGATTCGTATGGGCTCGTATCTGTCGGTGCTGGGCGTGATGGCCATGTGGGAATGGCTGGCGCCGCGCCGCCCGTTGACGGCGTCGAAGTTCTGCCGCTGGGGCGGCAATCTCACGATTGTGGCCTTGAATACGGTCATTGCGCGGCTGTTGTTTTCTGGCGGCGTGGTGGCGATGGCGGCTCTGGCGCAGGAGCGGGGCTGGGGTCTGTTGAATTGGGTCGACGGGCCGGCCTGGCTTGAAATGGGCCTGGCGGTGGTGCTGCTGGACTTCATCATCTACTGGCAGCATCAGGTGTTTCATCTGGTTCCGATCCTCTGGCGCTTTCATATGATGCATCATTCTGACCTGGATCTGGATGTGTCCAGCGGGGTGCGGTTTCATCCGGTGGAGATGGTCTTCTCGCTGCTGGTGAAGAGCGCGGCGGTGCTGGTGCTCGGGGTGGCTCCCCTGGCGGTGGTCGCGTTTGAGATCGTGCTGAATGCCACGGCGTTGTTTAACCACAGCAATGTGCGGATGCCGCTGGGGCTTGATCGCGCGCTCCGCTGGGTCATTGTCACGCCGGACATGCACCGCATTCACCATTCGACGGATAGGCGGGAGACGAACAGCAACTACGGATTTAATGTGCCTTGGTGGGACCGGCTCTTCGGGACCTACTGTGCTGAGCCAGCCTTGGGACAACTGGGGATGAAGATCGGCCTGGAACACCTCGGGCCGCCGGTCTGCTTGAATCTCTTCATGATGCTCCGGTTCCCGTTCGTCGCCACGCTTGGACGCTATGCAGGACGGACTCAAGCCTAG
- a CDS encoding YnfA family protein produces the protein MLELKTVALFVATAVAEIVGCYLPYLWLKKDASIWVLFPAAASLVVFAWLLTLHPLAAGRVYAAYGGVYVSVAIVWLWLVDGVRPSPWDWVGVAVCLCGMAIIMFAPRQVSS, from the coding sequence ATGTTGGAACTGAAAACCGTCGCACTGTTCGTGGCTACTGCGGTCGCTGAAATTGTCGGGTGTTATCTTCCCTATTTATGGCTGAAGAAGGACGCTTCGATCTGGGTGTTGTTTCCCGCTGCAGCGAGTCTGGTGGTGTTTGCCTGGCTGTTGACGCTGCATCCGCTCGCCGCCGGGCGTGTCTATGCCGCATATGGCGGGGTCTATGTGTCGGTTGCCATCGTCTGGCTCTGGCTCGTTGACGGGGTGCGTCCTTCCCCATGGGATTGGGTCGGCGTCGCGGTCTGTCTCTGCGGCATGGCGATCATCATGTTTGCGCCACGCCAGGTGTCATCCTAA